One window of Lytechinus variegatus isolate NC3 chromosome 2, Lvar_3.0, whole genome shotgun sequence genomic DNA carries:
- the LOC121409302 gene encoding ribosomal protein 63, mitochondrial-like, producing the protein MWLTRVLLGHRFRSAKVPGVQFIGKHRRFRPITKYMIRNLEERLAVEEENAKHLSRPFLTKEEEYCHAQERRARIKEEFKTARRFSKAPPNRYIDDHLAHLRVSKKWD; encoded by the exons ATGTGGTTGACTAGAGTACTATTGGGCCATCGCTTTCGGAGTGCAAAGGTTCCTGGTGTGCAATTTATAGG CAAACATCGCCGTTTCAGACCCATCACCAAATACATGATCAGAAATCTTGAAGAAAGACTGGCAGTGGAGGAAGAGAATGCTAAACATTTAAGTCGACCATTCCTTACAAAG GAAGAGGAATACTGTCATGCTCAGGAAAGACGAGCCAGAATAAAGGAGGAATTCAAAACAGCCCGACGTTTCAGCAAAGCACCCCCTAACCGATACATTGATGATCATCTAGCTCATCTGAGAGTATCAAAGAAATGGGATTGA